A part of Vulcanisaeta moutnovskia 768-28 genomic DNA contains:
- the cas4 gene encoding CRISPR-associated protein Cas4 — protein sequence MDYIPISMVKEYTYCPRQAYLKIMIMREPPTESMKYAKQVLNTEKIIRIIREQGIQGEIKLEVPVKSTKLGIVGRVDAVVINGSKAVVIETKLNIGSRKKLYMKYNHVLAQATAYAMAIEETMKVTVDKILIINQEREVTITIRPTPSLRIWIERAIQDMRKHIQNQELPPKTTNKAKCKACYFKDICPP from the coding sequence ATGGATTATATCCCAATAAGCATGGTGAAGGAATACACCTACTGCCCAAGGCAGGCATACCTAAAGATCATGATCATGAGGGAGCCGCCCACAGAATCCATGAAGTACGCAAAGCAGGTACTAAATACGGAGAAAATAATAAGGATCATAAGAGAACAGGGAATACAGGGAGAGATCAAGCTAGAGGTACCTGTGAAATCCACAAAACTCGGTATAGTAGGCAGGGTAGATGCCGTGGTAATAAACGGAAGTAAGGCAGTAGTAATAGAGACGAAGTTAAACATAGGAAGTAGGAAGAAGCTATACATGAAGTATAACCATGTACTGGCGCAGGCAACGGCATATGCAATGGCTATTGAAGAAACCATGAAAGTTACTGTGGATAAAATACTAATCATAAACCAGGAAAGAGAAGTAACGATCACAATAAGACCAACACCAAGCCTAAGAATATGGATAGAAAGAGCAATACAGGACATGAGAAAACACATACAAAACCAAGAACTACCACCAAAAACAACAAACAAGGCAAAATGCAAAGCCTGCTACTTCAAAGACATATGCCCACCATAA
- the cas2 gene encoding CRISPR-associated endonuclease Cas2: MYVIVSYDISDDRRRFEIMSRLKAMGYVRVQRSLYMARGGSALAKDTARALTRLMGREYSVVILIIDGQTLNNAIKLGTANLSIISEPMVI, encoded by the coding sequence ATGTATGTGATAGTCTCATACGACATAAGCGATGATAGGAGGAGGTTCGAAATAATGAGTAGGCTAAAGGCGATGGGCTACGTAAGGGTGCAGAGGAGTCTATACATGGCGAGGGGCGGCAGTGCCCTGGCAAAGGACACGGCAAGGGCATTAACGAGACTCATGGGCAGGGAGTACTCAGTGGTAATTCTCATAATAGACGGACAAACACTAAACAACGCAATAAAACTAGGCACTGCAAACCTAAGCATAATAAGTGAACCGATGGTGATTTGA
- the cas1 gene encoding CRISPR-associated endonuclease Cas1 produces the protein MVNEVYITDPGTRIMARKGSIVIMSRDGNKQVLPPNVEEIIIATSRASITSKAIRMLSMKGINLVFLNSFGDPVALMLPPVINKTVMIRIKQYELFLNNELRLELARRLIACKIENQARLVRYFAKSRRESSLNDIAYSLSSFATQLMSIEIKRLNSEIIEGIEAQAANKYWDVVVSLLPTWLGFHGRNPEGTDLMNLALNYGYGILYSTMERYLIMAGLDPYLGVLHTIKSGKPSLVFDIVEVFRPIAVDKALIIEIDNTKLSIFNGFLDYDSRRAIARIILNNLNRDYINPRTSRKSPLTEIMKHETWYLASIIRDGNVKDYECFTWVF, from the coding sequence ATGGTTAATGAAGTATACATAACAGATCCAGGAACGAGGATCATGGCCAGGAAGGGTTCAATAGTGATAATGAGTAGGGACGGCAATAAGCAAGTGTTACCGCCGAACGTAGAGGAAATAATCATTGCAACATCCAGAGCCTCAATAACATCAAAGGCAATTAGAATGCTTTCCATGAAGGGCATAAACCTAGTCTTCCTAAATTCATTCGGAGATCCCGTGGCATTAATGCTACCACCAGTAATCAATAAGACCGTAATGATTAGGATTAAGCAATACGAGTTATTCCTAAATAATGAATTAAGGCTTGAACTGGCGCGTAGGTTGATCGCATGCAAGATAGAGAACCAGGCCAGACTCGTTAGATACTTCGCTAAAAGCCGCAGGGAATCCTCATTAAATGATATAGCCTACTCATTGTCATCATTTGCCACGCAACTAATGTCCATAGAAATCAAAAGACTAAACTCAGAGATTATAGAGGGCATTGAGGCACAAGCAGCCAATAAGTACTGGGATGTGGTTGTGTCATTACTACCCACTTGGCTTGGATTTCATGGCAGGAATCCAGAGGGCACGGACTTAATGAACCTAGCCCTGAACTATGGCTATGGAATACTTTACTCAACAATGGAGAGGTACCTAATAATGGCTGGGCTAGATCCATACCTAGGCGTGCTTCATACAATAAAGAGTGGGAAGCCATCGCTTGTCTTTGACATTGTTGAGGTATTCAGGCCCATAGCCGTGGACAAGGCATTAATAATTGAAATAGATAACACAAAACTAAGTATATTTAATGGTTTTTTGGACTACGACTCAAGGAGGGCGATAGCCAGGATAATACTCAACAACCTAAATAGGGATTACATAAACCCGAGAACAAGCAGGAAATCACCACTAACCGAGATAATGAAGCACGAGACTTGGTACCTCGCGTCAATAATTAGGGATGGTAATGTTAAGGATTACGAATGCTTCACCTGGGTGTTTTAA
- the cas4a gene encoding type I-A CRISPR-associated protein Cas4/Csa1: MVLPRWVWDYIRTIMEGGTYAELRGWFRDPVAPRHSARPTVSEVSSPCPTKRDAYLRRVTKIPMEDTEVLRLGRLIHEVFLTPFRESIPFSQLDTKFESIINEYGDLGVRYRAQLYEVYIKAVTMALNAREEGIPISVEPAIPGAPIGLSDIVKPDILVGFIPVELVTSSLTEELTSRKDIAVTAYALAIEAWIGHPVDIGVVLHVSINGKPRLTWRVIKIDDTLRRAFLDMRDTVARIIEHGDDPGPASSCSRTCPFYGVCHG, translated from the coding sequence ATGGTGCTACCCAGGTGGGTTTGGGACTATATTAGAACGATAATGGAGGGTGGTACATACGCTGAATTGAGAGGCTGGTTCAGGGATCCAGTTGCGCCAAGGCACTCAGCTAGGCCAACGGTGTCTGAGGTCTCATCACCATGCCCAACAAAACGCGATGCATACCTAAGGCGTGTTACTAAAATACCCATGGAAGACACGGAGGTCCTAAGGCTTGGCAGGTTAATTCACGAGGTCTTCCTGACACCATTTAGAGAGTCAATACCATTCTCGCAACTCGATACTAAATTCGAAAGCATAATCAATGAGTACGGCGATCTAGGCGTCAGGTATAGGGCCCAGTTATACGAGGTTTATATAAAGGCCGTGACCATGGCCCTCAATGCCCGTGAGGAGGGAATACCAATCAGCGTTGAGCCAGCAATACCGGGGGCACCAATCGGTCTCTCTGACATTGTTAAACCGGACATACTCGTGGGCTTCATACCCGTGGAGTTAGTGACCTCATCACTAACGGAAGAATTAACTAGTAGGAAGGACATAGCCGTTACAGCATATGCACTAGCCATAGAGGCTTGGATAGGCCACCCAGTGGACATAGGCGTAGTACTTCATGTAAGTATTAATGGTAAGCCGAGACTCACCTGGAGGGTCATTAAGATAGATGATACGTTAAGGAGAGCCTTTCTGGACATGAGGGATACTGTAGCAAGAATTATTGAGCACGGTGATGACCCAGGACCAGCAAGCTCCTGCTCAAGGACCTGCCCATTCTATGGTGTCTGCCATGGTTAA
- the vapB gene encoding type II toxin-antitoxin system VapB family antitoxin yields the protein MGTVVISVRVREEVKRLLEESGIDINEEVRRFLEELALKVKIRKYISMWDELLSNIKPSEEGFSVMSVREDRESH from the coding sequence ATGGGAACAGTAGTAATCAGTGTTAGAGTTAGGGAGGAGGTTAAGAGACTGCTTGAGGAGAGTGGTATTGACATTAATGAGGAGGTTAGGAGATTTCTTGAGGAGCTTGCGCTGAAGGTTAAGATTAGGAAGTACATCTCAATGTGGGACGAACTGCTAAGTAACATTAAACCGAGTGAGGAGGGCTTCTCAGTGATGTCCGTGAGGGAGGACCGTGAGAGTCATTGA
- a CDS encoding type II toxin-antitoxin system VapC family toxin yields the protein MRVIDSSALIKYFAREIGWERVRELMMDGVITIDLAIKEVANALWKKVIRGETNYDTALTIIKTLLEDTIPIIDQREYLMKALELAVKHRITIYDAIFIVLALEKNMELITSDKAQAAVAEKIGVKVTLV from the coding sequence GTGAGAGTCATTGATTCGTCAGCTCTCATAAAGTACTTCGCACGTGAAATTGGTTGGGAGAGGGTTAGGGAGTTGATGATGGATGGCGTGATAACTATTGACTTAGCCATTAAAGAAGTGGCTAATGCGTTATGGAAGAAGGTAATTAGGGGTGAGACGAATTACGATACGGCACTCACCATCATCAAAACCCTACTGGAAGATACCATACCGATCATCGATCAGAGAGAATATTTAATGAAAGCCCTCGAACTCGCTGTGAAGCATAGAATTACTATATATGATGCAATATTCATAGTGTTAGCCCTGGAGAAAAATATGGAACTTATAACCAGCGATAAGGCACAGGCAGCCGTAGCCGAGAAGATCGGTGTTAAGGTGACCCTTGTTTAA
- a CDS encoding AAA family ATPase — protein sequence MAPVPCGFFDTRPKVSRDFVFGRDGEIEEIKRLLNNSFWPVILGPRRVGKTTVMRVVINELGGIYIDASTITGLKGLGLRLIDEVKRLNIKVKLNLAMLQLDIERRPMVTIEGLIRKLGDVVIGIDEIQNIISPKLPSLLSVAYNESRVRFIFSGSLVGTTRLIMKSPESLGRPLIRFELKPFTREQSIEFLRISSRNCGINISDIEIENAVNEFDGIVGWLTYYGSLRSSGKSHPEAMEALRSIAKEVIKDELSKLGRYELVTYRALATLSRARWIEIKRLAESLIGHSIDDKTFTTGLKALVNMYMVREVERGIYEVIDGYMARLVREYGV from the coding sequence ATGGCACCAGTTCCCTGTGGCTTCTTTGATACTAGGCCTAAGGTTAGTAGGGATTTTGTGTTTGGTAGGGATGGTGAGATTGAGGAGATTAAGCGTTTGTTAAATAATAGCTTTTGGCCGGTCATCCTTGGTCCTAGAAGGGTTGGTAAGACCACAGTTATGAGGGTCGTGATTAACGAGCTTGGCGGTATCTACATCGATGCATCAACAATAACGGGACTTAAGGGCCTTGGACTTAGGCTCATTGATGAGGTTAAGAGACTGAACATTAAGGTTAAGCTTAACCTAGCCATGCTTCAGTTAGATATTGAGAGAAGGCCCATGGTAACTATTGAGGGCTTGATCAGGAAGTTGGGCGATGTTGTTATTGGTATTGACGAGATTCAGAACATAATTAGTCCGAAGCTTCCCTCTCTTCTCTCCGTGGCTTATAACGAGTCCAGGGTTAGGTTCATCTTTAGCGGTTCTCTCGTTGGTACCACACGCCTAATAATGAAGAGCCCTGAATCCCTGGGTAGACCATTGATTAGGTTTGAGCTTAAGCCCTTCACCAGGGAACAATCCATTGAATTCCTGAGAATTAGCTCGAGGAATTGTGGCATTAATATTAGTGACATCGAGATTGAGAATGCAGTGAATGAATTCGACGGTATTGTTGGTTGGCTAACGTACTACGGAAGCCTCAGGTCGAGTGGTAAGAGCCATCCAGAGGCCATGGAGGCCCTGAGGAGCATTGCCAAGGAGGTTATTAAGGATGAACTCAGTAAGTTGGGAAGGTATGAGCTAGTTACTTATAGGGCGTTGGCCACGTTGAGTAGGGCCAGGTGGATTGAGATTAAGAGGCTTGCTGAATCCCTAATTGGACATTCAATAGATGATAAGACCTTCACCACGGGCCTAAAGGCCCTGGTTAACATGTACATGGTTAGGGAAGTTGAGCGAGGTATTTACGAGGTTATTGATGGATACATGGCCAGGCTAGTCCGTGAATACGGCGTTTAA
- a CDS encoding NTPase: protein MLRVLVTGPPGVGKTTLVRRVADHAKSLGLEVYGFVTTEVREGGSRVGFRIIDINSGKEAWLAHVSLFAGGPVVGKYNVNVRAMEEVGIPAIKAARPGSLVVVDEIGKMELMHSGFLRVLEEVVDGVHFLGTIYMAYRSNRSVASFVDKHGFRIIELTRVNRDQVLDDLTRGLEREIKPRQ, encoded by the coding sequence ATGCTTAGGGTGTTGGTTACCGGGCCGCCGGGTGTTGGTAAGACTACGCTCGTTAGGAGGGTTGCCGACCACGCAAAATCCCTGGGCCTGGAGGTCTACGGCTTCGTGACCACGGAGGTTAGGGAGGGTGGTTCTAGGGTTGGTTTTAGGATAATCGACATAAACAGTGGTAAGGAGGCTTGGCTAGCCCACGTTAGCCTATTCGCCGGCGGGCCTGTGGTTGGTAAGTACAATGTCAATGTTAGGGCCATGGAGGAGGTGGGGATACCGGCCATTAAGGCTGCGAGGCCTGGCTCGTTGGTGGTGGTTGATGAGATTGGTAAGATGGAACTAATGCACAGTGGGTTCCTAAGGGTTCTTGAGGAGGTTGTGGATGGCGTCCACTTCCTAGGTACGATATACATGGCGTATAGGAGTAATAGGTCCGTGGCTTCATTCGTGGATAAGCATGGATTTAGGATTATTGAGTTGACGAGAGTTAATAGGGACCAAGTACTCGATGATTTAACCAGGGGATTAGAGAGGGAAATTAAGCCGAGGCAGTAA